A genomic region of Oncorhynchus mykiss isolate Arlee chromosome 2, USDA_OmykA_1.1, whole genome shotgun sequence contains the following coding sequences:
- the LOC110498720 gene encoding BTB/POZ domain-containing protein 10 isoform X1 has translation MPNYAKPAGKPALFGGAQVLCAFIPQLIPCCFVFHLPCDTDGAQPRLPAVPQLEADLVNMNLHGASGGLDRCRDSDRRRSSDRSRDSSHERGEGQLTPCIRNITSPTRQHNSDRERGEGGSSSRSSSPRPPRAMMSVGPSCITVSNSRSSLFSKEAPCKGLGHGHVHSPCDLIYVYENTKEGARTLRTAERVTLIVDNTRFVVDPAIFTAQPNTMLGRMFGSGREYNFTRPNDKGEFEVADGISSTVFRAILDYYKSGIIRCPDGISIPELREACDYLCISFDYSTIKCRDLSALMHELSNDGARRQFDFYLEEMVLPLMVASAQNGERECHVVVLTDDDVVDWDEEYPPQMGEEYSQIIYSTKLYRFFKYIENRDVAKSVLKERGLKKIRLGIEGYPTYKEKVKKRPGSRPEVIYNYVQRPFIRMSWEKEEGKSRHVDFQCVKSKSITNLAAAAADIPQDQLVNMHPGPQVDELDIQPQPSYHYEPDPDAPSPAV, from the exons ATGCCCAACTATGCTAAACCGGCTGGCAAGCCTGCATTGTTCGGAGGAGCCCAAGTCCTTTGTGCTTTCATCCCTCAGCTCATCCCGTGCTGCTTTGTCTTTCATTTGCCGTGCGATACAGACGG TGCCCAGCCCCGCCTCCCAGCAGTCCCACAACTGGAGGCCGACCTAGTCAACATGAACCTGCATGGCGCCAGCGGAGGCCTCGACCGCTGCAGGGACAGTGACCGCCGGCGCTCCAGCGACCGCTCCCGAGACTCCTCCCATGAGAGGGGCGAGGGTCAGCTGACCCCTTGCATCAGAAACATCACCTCGCCCACCCGACAGCACAACAGTG ATCGTGAGCGGGGCGAGGGTGGTTCTTCCTCCAGGTCATCAAGCCCTCGGCCGCCCAGGGCCATGATGTCGGTGGGGCCCAGTTGCATCACAGTGAGTAACAGCAGAAGCAGCCTGTTCAGCAAAGAGGCCCCCTGTAAGGGCCTGGGCCACGGACACGTCCACAGCCCCTGTGACCTCATCTACGTCTATGAGAACACCAAGGAGGGGGCGCGCACTTTGCGAACGGCCGAGAGGGTCACTCTGATCGTGGACAACACCCGCTTCGTGGTGGACCCGGCTATCTTCACTGCTCAGCCCAACACCATGCTGGGAAG AATGTTTGGTTCCGGGAGGGAATACAATTTTACCAGGCCCAATGACAAAGGGGAATTTGAGGTGGCAGATGGAATCAGCTCAACTGTTTTCAGAGCCATCCTG GATTACTACAAATCTGGGATAATCCGCTGTCCTGATGGTATCTCCATTCCCGAGCTGAGAGAAGCATGTGACTACCTCTGCATCTCCTTCGACTACAGCACCATCAAGTGTAGAGACCTCA GTGCACTCATGCACGAGCTGTCCAACGATGGGGCGAGGCGTCAGTTTGACTTTTACTTAGAGGAGATGGTGCTGCCTCTGATGGTGGCCAGCGCccagaatggagagagggagtgtcacgTAGTGGTCCTGACAGACGACGACGTGGTGGACTGGGACGAGGAGTACCCTCCGCAGATGGGAGAGGAGTATTCTCAGA TTATATACAGCACAAAACTGTACAGATTCTTCAAGTACATAGAGAATCGTGACGTTGCCAAATCAGTATTAAAAGAAAGAGGACTTAAGAAAATCAGACTAGGAATTGAAG GTTACCCCACCTACAAGGAGAAGGTGAAGAAGCGTCCCGGCAGCCGGCCAGAGGTAATCTACAACTACGTCCAGAGGCCCTTCATCCGCATGTcctgggagaaggaggagggcaaGAGTCGCCATGTTGACTTCCAGTGTGTGAAGAGCAAGTCCATCACCAACCTGGCAGCCGCCGCTGCAGACattccccaggaccagctggtcAACATGCACCCTGGTCCTCAGGTGGACGAACTGGACATCCAGCCTCAGCCAAGCTACCACTACGAGCCAGACCCAGACGCCCCCTCACCGGCTGTCTGA
- the LOC110498720 gene encoding BTB/POZ domain-containing protein 10 isoform X2 translates to MLNRLASLHCSEEPKSFVLSSLSSSRAALSFICRAIQTGSAQPRLPAVPQLEADLVNMNLHGASGGLDRCRDSDRRRSSDRSRDSSHERGEGQLTPCIRNITSPTRQHNSDRERGEGGSSSRSSSPRPPRAMMSVGPSCITVSNSRSSLFSKEAPCKGLGHGHVHSPCDLIYVYENTKEGARTLRTAERVTLIVDNTRFVVDPAIFTAQPNTMLGRMFGSGREYNFTRPNDKGEFEVADGISSTVFRAILDYYKSGIIRCPDGISIPELREACDYLCISFDYSTIKCRDLSALMHELSNDGARRQFDFYLEEMVLPLMVASAQNGERECHVVVLTDDDVVDWDEEYPPQMGEEYSQIIYSTKLYRFFKYIENRDVAKSVLKERGLKKIRLGIEGYPTYKEKVKKRPGSRPEVIYNYVQRPFIRMSWEKEEGKSRHVDFQCVKSKSITNLAAAAADIPQDQLVNMHPGPQVDELDIQPQPSYHYEPDPDAPSPAV, encoded by the exons ATGCTAAACCGGCTGGCAAGCCTGCATTGTTCGGAGGAGCCCAAGTCCTTTGTGCTTTCATCCCTCAGCTCATCCCGTGCTGCTTTGTCTTTCATTTGCCGTGCGATACAGACGGGTAG TGCCCAGCCCCGCCTCCCAGCAGTCCCACAACTGGAGGCCGACCTAGTCAACATGAACCTGCATGGCGCCAGCGGAGGCCTCGACCGCTGCAGGGACAGTGACCGCCGGCGCTCCAGCGACCGCTCCCGAGACTCCTCCCATGAGAGGGGCGAGGGTCAGCTGACCCCTTGCATCAGAAACATCACCTCGCCCACCCGACAGCACAACAGTG ATCGTGAGCGGGGCGAGGGTGGTTCTTCCTCCAGGTCATCAAGCCCTCGGCCGCCCAGGGCCATGATGTCGGTGGGGCCCAGTTGCATCACAGTGAGTAACAGCAGAAGCAGCCTGTTCAGCAAAGAGGCCCCCTGTAAGGGCCTGGGCCACGGACACGTCCACAGCCCCTGTGACCTCATCTACGTCTATGAGAACACCAAGGAGGGGGCGCGCACTTTGCGAACGGCCGAGAGGGTCACTCTGATCGTGGACAACACCCGCTTCGTGGTGGACCCGGCTATCTTCACTGCTCAGCCCAACACCATGCTGGGAAG AATGTTTGGTTCCGGGAGGGAATACAATTTTACCAGGCCCAATGACAAAGGGGAATTTGAGGTGGCAGATGGAATCAGCTCAACTGTTTTCAGAGCCATCCTG GATTACTACAAATCTGGGATAATCCGCTGTCCTGATGGTATCTCCATTCCCGAGCTGAGAGAAGCATGTGACTACCTCTGCATCTCCTTCGACTACAGCACCATCAAGTGTAGAGACCTCA GTGCACTCATGCACGAGCTGTCCAACGATGGGGCGAGGCGTCAGTTTGACTTTTACTTAGAGGAGATGGTGCTGCCTCTGATGGTGGCCAGCGCccagaatggagagagggagtgtcacgTAGTGGTCCTGACAGACGACGACGTGGTGGACTGGGACGAGGAGTACCCTCCGCAGATGGGAGAGGAGTATTCTCAGA TTATATACAGCACAAAACTGTACAGATTCTTCAAGTACATAGAGAATCGTGACGTTGCCAAATCAGTATTAAAAGAAAGAGGACTTAAGAAAATCAGACTAGGAATTGAAG GTTACCCCACCTACAAGGAGAAGGTGAAGAAGCGTCCCGGCAGCCGGCCAGAGGTAATCTACAACTACGTCCAGAGGCCCTTCATCCGCATGTcctgggagaaggaggagggcaaGAGTCGCCATGTTGACTTCCAGTGTGTGAAGAGCAAGTCCATCACCAACCTGGCAGCCGCCGCTGCAGACattccccaggaccagctggtcAACATGCACCCTGGTCCTCAGGTGGACGAACTGGACATCCAGCCTCAGCCAAGCTACCACTACGAGCCAGACCCAGACGCCCCCTCACCGGCTGTCTGA
- the LOC110498720 gene encoding BTB/POZ domain-containing protein 10 isoform X3 yields the protein MLFSRFYVSAQPRLPAVPQLEADLVNMNLHGASGGLDRCRDSDRRRSSDRSRDSSHERGEGQLTPCIRNITSPTRQHNSDRERGEGGSSSRSSSPRPPRAMMSVGPSCITVSNSRSSLFSKEAPCKGLGHGHVHSPCDLIYVYENTKEGARTLRTAERVTLIVDNTRFVVDPAIFTAQPNTMLGRMFGSGREYNFTRPNDKGEFEVADGISSTVFRAILDYYKSGIIRCPDGISIPELREACDYLCISFDYSTIKCRDLSALMHELSNDGARRQFDFYLEEMVLPLMVASAQNGERECHVVVLTDDDVVDWDEEYPPQMGEEYSQIIYSTKLYRFFKYIENRDVAKSVLKERGLKKIRLGIEGYPTYKEKVKKRPGSRPEVIYNYVQRPFIRMSWEKEEGKSRHVDFQCVKSKSITNLAAAAADIPQDQLVNMHPGPQVDELDIQPQPSYHYEPDPDAPSPAV from the exons ATGCTATTTTCAAGATTCTATGTGAG TGCCCAGCCCCGCCTCCCAGCAGTCCCACAACTGGAGGCCGACCTAGTCAACATGAACCTGCATGGCGCCAGCGGAGGCCTCGACCGCTGCAGGGACAGTGACCGCCGGCGCTCCAGCGACCGCTCCCGAGACTCCTCCCATGAGAGGGGCGAGGGTCAGCTGACCCCTTGCATCAGAAACATCACCTCGCCCACCCGACAGCACAACAGTG ATCGTGAGCGGGGCGAGGGTGGTTCTTCCTCCAGGTCATCAAGCCCTCGGCCGCCCAGGGCCATGATGTCGGTGGGGCCCAGTTGCATCACAGTGAGTAACAGCAGAAGCAGCCTGTTCAGCAAAGAGGCCCCCTGTAAGGGCCTGGGCCACGGACACGTCCACAGCCCCTGTGACCTCATCTACGTCTATGAGAACACCAAGGAGGGGGCGCGCACTTTGCGAACGGCCGAGAGGGTCACTCTGATCGTGGACAACACCCGCTTCGTGGTGGACCCGGCTATCTTCACTGCTCAGCCCAACACCATGCTGGGAAG AATGTTTGGTTCCGGGAGGGAATACAATTTTACCAGGCCCAATGACAAAGGGGAATTTGAGGTGGCAGATGGAATCAGCTCAACTGTTTTCAGAGCCATCCTG GATTACTACAAATCTGGGATAATCCGCTGTCCTGATGGTATCTCCATTCCCGAGCTGAGAGAAGCATGTGACTACCTCTGCATCTCCTTCGACTACAGCACCATCAAGTGTAGAGACCTCA GTGCACTCATGCACGAGCTGTCCAACGATGGGGCGAGGCGTCAGTTTGACTTTTACTTAGAGGAGATGGTGCTGCCTCTGATGGTGGCCAGCGCccagaatggagagagggagtgtcacgTAGTGGTCCTGACAGACGACGACGTGGTGGACTGGGACGAGGAGTACCCTCCGCAGATGGGAGAGGAGTATTCTCAGA TTATATACAGCACAAAACTGTACAGATTCTTCAAGTACATAGAGAATCGTGACGTTGCCAAATCAGTATTAAAAGAAAGAGGACTTAAGAAAATCAGACTAGGAATTGAAG GTTACCCCACCTACAAGGAGAAGGTGAAGAAGCGTCCCGGCAGCCGGCCAGAGGTAATCTACAACTACGTCCAGAGGCCCTTCATCCGCATGTcctgggagaaggaggagggcaaGAGTCGCCATGTTGACTTCCAGTGTGTGAAGAGCAAGTCCATCACCAACCTGGCAGCCGCCGCTGCAGACattccccaggaccagctggtcAACATGCACCCTGGTCCTCAGGTGGACGAACTGGACATCCAGCCTCAGCCAAGCTACCACTACGAGCCAGACCCAGACGCCCCCTCACCGGCTGTCTGA
- the LOC110498720 gene encoding BTB/POZ domain-containing protein 10 isoform X4: MNLHGASGGLDRCRDSDRRRSSDRSRDSSHERGEGQLTPCIRNITSPTRQHNSDRERGEGGSSSRSSSPRPPRAMMSVGPSCITVSNSRSSLFSKEAPCKGLGHGHVHSPCDLIYVYENTKEGARTLRTAERVTLIVDNTRFVVDPAIFTAQPNTMLGRMFGSGREYNFTRPNDKGEFEVADGISSTVFRAILDYYKSGIIRCPDGISIPELREACDYLCISFDYSTIKCRDLSALMHELSNDGARRQFDFYLEEMVLPLMVASAQNGERECHVVVLTDDDVVDWDEEYPPQMGEEYSQIIYSTKLYRFFKYIENRDVAKSVLKERGLKKIRLGIEGYPTYKEKVKKRPGSRPEVIYNYVQRPFIRMSWEKEEGKSRHVDFQCVKSKSITNLAAAAADIPQDQLVNMHPGPQVDELDIQPQPSYHYEPDPDAPSPAV, encoded by the exons ATGAACCTGCATGGCGCCAGCGGAGGCCTCGACCGCTGCAGGGACAGTGACCGCCGGCGCTCCAGCGACCGCTCCCGAGACTCCTCCCATGAGAGGGGCGAGGGTCAGCTGACCCCTTGCATCAGAAACATCACCTCGCCCACCCGACAGCACAACAGTG ATCGTGAGCGGGGCGAGGGTGGTTCTTCCTCCAGGTCATCAAGCCCTCGGCCGCCCAGGGCCATGATGTCGGTGGGGCCCAGTTGCATCACAGTGAGTAACAGCAGAAGCAGCCTGTTCAGCAAAGAGGCCCCCTGTAAGGGCCTGGGCCACGGACACGTCCACAGCCCCTGTGACCTCATCTACGTCTATGAGAACACCAAGGAGGGGGCGCGCACTTTGCGAACGGCCGAGAGGGTCACTCTGATCGTGGACAACACCCGCTTCGTGGTGGACCCGGCTATCTTCACTGCTCAGCCCAACACCATGCTGGGAAG AATGTTTGGTTCCGGGAGGGAATACAATTTTACCAGGCCCAATGACAAAGGGGAATTTGAGGTGGCAGATGGAATCAGCTCAACTGTTTTCAGAGCCATCCTG GATTACTACAAATCTGGGATAATCCGCTGTCCTGATGGTATCTCCATTCCCGAGCTGAGAGAAGCATGTGACTACCTCTGCATCTCCTTCGACTACAGCACCATCAAGTGTAGAGACCTCA GTGCACTCATGCACGAGCTGTCCAACGATGGGGCGAGGCGTCAGTTTGACTTTTACTTAGAGGAGATGGTGCTGCCTCTGATGGTGGCCAGCGCccagaatggagagagggagtgtcacgTAGTGGTCCTGACAGACGACGACGTGGTGGACTGGGACGAGGAGTACCCTCCGCAGATGGGAGAGGAGTATTCTCAGA TTATATACAGCACAAAACTGTACAGATTCTTCAAGTACATAGAGAATCGTGACGTTGCCAAATCAGTATTAAAAGAAAGAGGACTTAAGAAAATCAGACTAGGAATTGAAG GTTACCCCACCTACAAGGAGAAGGTGAAGAAGCGTCCCGGCAGCCGGCCAGAGGTAATCTACAACTACGTCCAGAGGCCCTTCATCCGCATGTcctgggagaaggaggagggcaaGAGTCGCCATGTTGACTTCCAGTGTGTGAAGAGCAAGTCCATCACCAACCTGGCAGCCGCCGCTGCAGACattccccaggaccagctggtcAACATGCACCCTGGTCCTCAGGTGGACGAACTGGACATCCAGCCTCAGCCAAGCTACCACTACGAGCCAGACCCAGACGCCCCCTCACCGGCTGTCTGA